From Amycolatopsis sp. YIM 10, the proteins below share one genomic window:
- the mca gene encoding mycothiol conjugate amidase Mca translates to MPVMGLRLMAVHAHPDDESSKGAATMARYVAEGHEVMVVTCTGGEAGSILNPAMDRPEVLENMTEIRREEMARAAKILGVRHRWLGFVDSGLPEGDPLPPLPEGSFATVPIEESTGPLVEVIREFRPHVIITYDENGGYPHPDHIRTHEISMAAFDAAGDPDKYPETGEPWQPLKLYYVHGFSRARMTALHEALLKAGLESPYEEWLKRWSDDKPDVMERVTTRVECGDYFEQRDEALKAHATQIDPDSRWFATPLEIQRELWPTEEYELVRSLVDSTVPEDDLFAGIVGAPEGRPAKL, encoded by the coding sequence ATGCCGGTTATGGGGCTTCGGCTGATGGCGGTGCACGCCCACCCGGACGACGAGTCCAGCAAGGGTGCGGCCACCATGGCGCGTTACGTCGCCGAAGGGCATGAGGTCATGGTGGTGACCTGCACCGGAGGTGAGGCGGGCAGCATTCTCAATCCGGCCATGGACCGGCCCGAGGTGCTGGAGAACATGACCGAGATCCGCCGCGAGGAGATGGCGCGCGCGGCGAAGATCCTCGGCGTGCGGCACCGCTGGCTCGGCTTCGTCGACTCCGGCCTGCCCGAGGGCGACCCGCTGCCCCCGCTGCCGGAGGGCTCGTTCGCCACCGTGCCGATCGAGGAGTCCACCGGCCCGCTGGTCGAGGTGATCCGCGAGTTCCGGCCGCACGTGATCATCACCTACGACGAGAACGGCGGCTACCCGCACCCGGACCACATCCGCACGCACGAGATCTCGATGGCCGCCTTCGACGCGGCGGGCGACCCGGACAAGTACCCGGAGACGGGCGAGCCGTGGCAGCCGCTGAAGCTGTACTACGTGCACGGTTTCTCCCGCGCGAGGATGACCGCGCTGCACGAGGCCCTGCTGAAGGCGGGCCTGGAGTCGCCGTACGAGGAGTGGCTCAAGCGCTGGAGCGACGACAAGCCGGACGTGATGGAGCGGGTGACCACCCGCGTCGAGTGCGGCGACTACTTCGAGCAGCGTGACGAGGCCCTCAAGGCGCACGCCACCCAGATCGACCCGGACAGCCGCTGGTTCGCCACCCCGCTGGAGATCCAGCGCGAGCTGTGGCCCACCGAGGAGTACGAGCTGGTCCGGTCACTGGTGGACAGCACCGTTCCGGAGGACGATCTGTTCGCGGGCATCGTCGGGGCGCCCGAAGGGCGTCCGGCCAAGCTCTGA
- a CDS encoding thioredoxin domain-containing protein: MPNRLAASTSPYLLQHADNPVDWWPWGPEALAEAQHRNVPILLSVGYAACHWCHVMAHESFEDEGTAALMNANFVNIKVDREERPDIDAVYMTATQAMTGQGGWPMTCFLTPDGQPFHCGTYYPPRPRPGMPSFPQLLVAVAEAWGERPEELREGAGQIMAHLAEGTGPLKESVVDDEALAGAVAKLAEEEDRVNGGFGGAPKFPPSMVLEFLLRHHERTGSAEALSIVERAANAMARGGLYDQLAGGFSRYSVDAGWVVPHFEKMLYDNALLLRFYAHLFRRSELPLAERITEETAAFLLRDLRTDEGGFAASLDADTDGVEGLTYVWTPAELVEVLGEKDAEWAAELFKVTPEGTFEGGASTLQLPLDPGDEPRWDGVRSALLRARADRPQPGLDDKVIAAWNGLAITALAEAGLAFGRTQWIDAAAGAARFLVDNHVIDGRLRRSSRHGVVGEAAGVLEDYACLADGLLALHQATGDPRWLTEATDLLEVALTRFADPEVPGAFHDTADDAEQLVHRPSDPGDNASPSGASALAGALLTASALAGPEAAARYRDAAEQAINRTGALSSQIPRFAGHWLSVAEALRAGPVQVAVTGVDAVARAELVAEAACRVHGGGIVLGGVPDAEGVPLLADRPLVNGEAAAYVCRGYVCDRPVTSVEDLRAAL, translated from the coding sequence ATGCCGAACCGTCTCGCCGCATCGACCAGCCCGTACCTGCTCCAGCACGCGGACAACCCGGTCGACTGGTGGCCCTGGGGGCCCGAGGCGCTCGCCGAGGCCCAGCACCGGAACGTGCCGATCCTGTTGTCGGTCGGGTACGCCGCCTGTCACTGGTGCCACGTGATGGCCCACGAGTCCTTCGAAGACGAGGGCACCGCGGCACTGATGAACGCGAACTTCGTCAACATCAAGGTCGACCGGGAGGAGCGCCCGGACATCGACGCGGTCTACATGACCGCCACGCAGGCGATGACCGGGCAGGGCGGCTGGCCGATGACCTGCTTCCTCACCCCGGACGGGCAGCCGTTCCACTGCGGCACCTACTACCCGCCGCGCCCGCGGCCGGGGATGCCGTCGTTCCCTCAGCTGCTGGTCGCGGTGGCCGAGGCGTGGGGTGAGCGGCCGGAAGAGCTGCGCGAGGGCGCCGGGCAGATCATGGCGCACCTGGCCGAGGGCACCGGCCCGCTGAAGGAGTCCGTTGTGGACGACGAGGCGCTGGCGGGCGCGGTGGCGAAGCTGGCCGAGGAGGAGGACCGGGTCAACGGCGGCTTCGGTGGCGCGCCGAAGTTCCCGCCGTCCATGGTGCTGGAGTTCCTGCTGCGTCACCACGAGCGCACCGGTTCCGCCGAAGCTCTGTCCATTGTGGAAAGGGCGGCGAACGCGATGGCCCGCGGTGGCCTGTACGACCAGCTCGCCGGTGGCTTCTCGCGGTACTCGGTCGACGCCGGCTGGGTGGTGCCGCACTTCGAGAAGATGTTGTACGACAACGCTTTGCTGCTGCGGTTCTACGCGCACCTCTTCCGTCGCTCCGAGTTGCCGCTGGCCGAGCGGATCACCGAGGAGACCGCCGCCTTCCTGCTCCGCGACCTCCGCACCGACGAAGGCGGTTTCGCGGCTTCGCTGGACGCCGACACCGATGGTGTCGAGGGCCTGACCTACGTCTGGACACCGGCGGAGCTTGTCGAAGTGCTGGGGGAGAAGGACGCCGAATGGGCCGCCGAGTTGTTCAAGGTCACCCCGGAGGGCACCTTCGAAGGCGGCGCGTCGACGCTCCAGTTGCCGCTCGACCCCGGTGACGAGCCGCGCTGGGACGGCGTCCGCTCGGCATTGCTGCGGGCGCGCGCCGACCGTCCGCAGCCCGGCCTTGACGACAAGGTGATCGCCGCCTGGAACGGTCTCGCGATCACCGCACTGGCCGAGGCGGGACTGGCGTTCGGCCGGACGCAGTGGATCGACGCCGCCGCCGGCGCCGCGCGCTTCCTGGTGGACAACCACGTGATCGACGGCCGGCTGCGCCGCAGCTCGCGGCACGGCGTGGTCGGTGAGGCGGCCGGGGTGCTGGAGGACTACGCCTGCCTGGCCGACGGCCTGCTCGCGCTGCACCAGGCGACCGGTGACCCGCGCTGGCTGACCGAGGCGACCGACCTGCTGGAGGTGGCGCTGACCCGGTTCGCCGATCCCGAGGTGCCCGGCGCCTTCCACGACACCGCGGACGACGCCGAACAGCTGGTCCACCGGCCATCCGATCCCGGCGACAACGCGAGCCCGTCGGGGGCGTCCGCGCTGGCCGGCGCGTTGCTGACGGCTTCGGCGCTGGCCGGCCCGGAGGCGGCGGCCCGCTACCGGGACGCGGCCGAGCAGGCGATCAACCGCACGGGCGCGCTGTCTTCGCAGATCCCGCGCTTCGCCGGTCACTGGCTGAGCGTGGCCGAGGCGCTGCGGGCCGGTCCGGTGCAGGTCGCGGTGACCGGTGTGGACGCCGTGGCGCGCGCCGAGTTGGTGGCCGAGGCCGCGTGCCGGGTGCACGGCGGCGGCATCGTGCTCGGCGGCGTGCCCGACGCCGAGGGGGTGCCGCTGCTCGCCGACCGGCCGCTGGTGAACGGCGAGGCGGCGGCGTACGTCTGTCGCGGTTACGTCTGCGACCGCCCGGTGACCAGCGTGGAGGACCTGCGCGCGGCGCTCTGA
- the greA gene encoding transcription elongation factor GreA has protein sequence MVTVSDTQVTWLTQDAYDRLKHELDELIENRPVIAAKINDSREEGDLKENGGYHAAREEQAHQESRIRHLQELLRAAKVGEAPANDGLAEPGKILTVRYEGDDEDEKFLLATREEGAEGDLDVYSPESPLGRALLGAKEGEAREYELPNGNTQKVTLVKAVPYTG, from the coding sequence ATGGTGACCGTGAGCGACACCCAGGTGACCTGGCTGACCCAGGATGCCTACGACAGGCTCAAGCACGAGCTCGACGAACTCATCGAGAATCGTCCGGTCATCGCCGCGAAGATCAATGACAGCCGGGAAGAGGGCGACCTCAAGGAGAACGGGGGCTACCACGCCGCCCGTGAGGAGCAGGCCCACCAGGAGTCCCGCATCCGCCACCTGCAGGAGCTGCTGCGCGCGGCCAAGGTGGGCGAAGCCCCGGCGAACGACGGACTCGCGGAACCCGGAAAGATTCTCACCGTGCGTTACGAAGGCGACGACGAGGACGAGAAGTTCCTGCTCGCCACCCGTGAAGAGGGCGCCGAAGGCGACCTCGACGTGTACTCCCCGGAGTCACCGCTCGGCCGCGCCCTGCTCGGCGCGAAGGAGGGCGAGGCTCGCGAGTACGAGCTGCCCAACGGCAACACCCAGAAGGTGACGCT
- a CDS encoding Pr6Pr family membrane protein, whose product MTRVSRWWHGVLALVIIGSLVIQLVLVFTGGADANSGQTGGGVGLRLWRLFSYFTIESNLFVLVTALVLARNPAADGRLWRIVRLDALLGILITGLVFAIVLAPQVHLTGAALVATIGFHYISPWACVVAWLFFGPRPRMSWGTVAGAFVWPVAWLVYIFTQGAFTRWYPYPFLDAGELGFGVAARNALLVVALALVLAVLFKLLDRRLPVPGRR is encoded by the coding sequence GTGACCAGGGTTTCCCGGTGGTGGCACGGCGTGCTGGCGCTGGTCATCATCGGTTCGCTGGTCATCCAGCTGGTCCTGGTGTTCACCGGCGGCGCCGACGCGAACTCGGGACAGACCGGCGGCGGCGTCGGGCTCCGGCTGTGGCGGTTGTTCAGCTACTTCACCATCGAGAGCAACCTGTTCGTCCTGGTCACCGCGCTGGTGCTGGCGCGGAACCCGGCGGCCGACGGCAGGCTGTGGCGGATCGTGCGGCTGGACGCGCTGCTGGGCATCCTGATCACCGGCCTGGTCTTCGCCATCGTGCTGGCGCCCCAGGTGCACCTGACCGGCGCCGCGCTGGTGGCCACGATCGGCTTCCACTACATCTCGCCATGGGCCTGCGTGGTGGCGTGGCTGTTCTTCGGGCCGCGGCCGCGGATGAGCTGGGGCACGGTCGCGGGCGCGTTCGTCTGGCCGGTGGCCTGGCTGGTCTACATCTTCACGCAGGGCGCCTTCACCCGCTGGTACCCGTACCCGTTCCTGGACGCGGGCGAACTCGGCTTCGGTGTCGCCGCGCGGAACGCGTTGCTGGTGGTCGCACTGGCGCTGGTGCTGGCCGTGTTGTTCAAGCTCCTGGACCGGCGCCTGCCAGTTCCAGGTAGGCGCTGA
- a CDS encoding DUF4307 domain-containing protein produces the protein MPTETPARLPEGRYGKPSRPAPKRWRVWALSVAGLLVGGAVAFLAYANLGTAPIEGQRRLFTELPGNAMEITVDVTRDEPERPGVCIVRVRDITGAESGRREVLVPPGESSTAVTAVIKSGGRPVTADVFGCSYEVPEYLSTP, from the coding sequence TTGCCCACCGAAACGCCCGCTCGCCTGCCGGAAGGCCGCTACGGCAAGCCGTCGCGCCCGGCCCCCAAGCGGTGGCGGGTGTGGGCGCTGAGCGTGGCCGGCCTGCTGGTCGGTGGCGCGGTGGCGTTCCTGGCCTACGCCAATCTCGGCACCGCGCCGATCGAGGGCCAGCGCCGGCTGTTCACCGAGCTGCCGGGAAACGCGATGGAGATCACCGTCGACGTGACCAGGGACGAACCGGAGCGACCGGGTGTGTGCATCGTGCGCGTGCGCGACATCACCGGCGCGGAGAGCGGGCGGCGCGAAGTACTGGTGCCCCCCGGTGAAAGCAGTACCGCGGTGACGGCGGTGATCAAAAGCGGTGGGCGCCCGGTGACGGCCGATGTATTCGGCTGCTCGTACGAGGTACCCGAATATTTGTCAACCCCGTAG
- a CDS encoding acyl-CoA dehydrogenase, with protein sequence MPDLEVQAEALTAVLDGRWAELKRGVRAQIADEKFRDPTELDTEAHRAQVLEQLRALARTDRPGLGYDPAYGGGGDVGGSLTSFEMLGFGDLSLMVKAGVQWGLFGGAVQLLGTERHHERYLRRITSLDLLGCFAMTEHGHGSDVQNLRTTATFSDGGFVINTPDESAVKEYIGNAARDGELAVVFAQLITGGESRGVHAFVVPIRVDGRPAPGVTISDCGLKAGLNGVDNGRLSFDQVRVPREALLNRFADVAEDGTYSSPIESDNRRFFTMLGTLIRGRISVAGSAGNATKRALAVAVRYGERRRQFFKPGGDEVVLLDYRAHQRKLLPAIAKTYALHFAQEELVGTLHDLGMDPPEQEQRELESRAAGIKAVTTWHATQTIQLAREACGGAGYLAENLLPAMKADTDVFTTFEGDNTVLLQLVAKGLLTSYKDQFADLSTFGTVKFVAEQIVETVIERTSARKVVDRLASASDDDVLFNREWHLKLFEDREEHVLDGVARRLRKAADSGDPFEAFNDAQDHVLRAGRVHVDRLVLEAFTAAIARCEDPAAAALLERVCDLYALSNIEADRAWFLEHGRLTSSRSKAVVAAVNSLCAELRTHARVLVDGFAVPSQFLQAPLLDS encoded by the coding sequence GTGCCCGACCTCGAAGTCCAAGCCGAAGCGCTCACCGCGGTACTGGACGGCCGGTGGGCCGAACTCAAGCGGGGCGTGCGCGCGCAGATCGCGGACGAGAAGTTCCGTGACCCGACCGAACTGGACACCGAGGCGCACCGGGCGCAGGTGCTGGAGCAGTTGCGGGCGCTTGCGCGCACGGACCGGCCGGGCCTCGGTTACGACCCGGCGTACGGCGGTGGCGGCGACGTCGGCGGCTCGCTGACTTCGTTCGAGATGCTCGGTTTCGGCGACCTTTCGCTGATGGTCAAGGCCGGGGTGCAGTGGGGCCTGTTCGGCGGCGCCGTGCAGTTGCTCGGCACCGAGCGGCACCACGAGCGGTACCTGCGCCGCATCACCAGCCTCGACCTGCTCGGCTGCTTCGCGATGACCGAGCACGGGCACGGGTCGGACGTGCAGAACCTGCGGACCACGGCGACCTTCTCCGATGGCGGGTTCGTCATCAACACCCCGGACGAGTCGGCGGTCAAGGAGTACATCGGCAACGCGGCGCGCGACGGTGAGTTGGCCGTGGTGTTCGCGCAGCTGATCACCGGCGGCGAATCCCGTGGTGTGCACGCCTTCGTGGTGCCGATCCGGGTCGACGGCAGGCCCGCACCCGGCGTGACCATCTCCGACTGCGGCCTCAAGGCAGGCCTGAACGGTGTCGACAATGGACGGTTGTCCTTCGACCAGGTGCGCGTTCCCCGTGAGGCGCTGCTGAACCGCTTCGCCGACGTGGCCGAGGACGGCACGTATTCGAGTCCGATCGAAAGCGACAACCGCCGGTTCTTCACCATGCTGGGCACGTTGATCCGCGGCCGGATCAGCGTGGCGGGCAGCGCGGGCAACGCGACCAAGCGCGCGCTCGCGGTGGCCGTGCGGTACGGCGAGCGGCGCCGCCAGTTCTTCAAGCCGGGTGGTGACGAGGTCGTCCTGCTGGATTACCGCGCGCACCAACGGAAACTGCTGCCCGCGATCGCGAAGACGTATGCGCTGCACTTCGCGCAGGAGGAACTGGTCGGCACGCTGCACGACCTCGGAATGGACCCGCCGGAGCAGGAGCAGCGCGAACTGGAGTCGCGGGCGGCCGGTATCAAGGCGGTGACCACCTGGCACGCCACGCAGACGATCCAGCTGGCGCGGGAAGCCTGTGGTGGCGCGGGTTATCTCGCGGAGAACCTGCTGCCCGCGATGAAGGCGGACACCGACGTGTTCACCACATTTGAGGGCGACAACACGGTGTTGCTCCAGCTGGTCGCGAAGGGCCTGCTGACCAGTTACAAGGACCAGTTCGCGGACCTGAGCACGTTCGGCACCGTGAAGTTCGTGGCCGAGCAGATCGTGGAGACGGTCATCGAGCGCACGTCGGCGCGCAAGGTGGTCGATCGCCTGGCGAGCGCGAGCGACGACGACGTGCTGTTCAACCGCGAGTGGCACCTGAAGTTGTTCGAAGACCGGGAAGAGCACGTACTGGACGGTGTCGCCCGGAGACTGCGGAAAGCCGCTGATTCGGGTGATCCGTTCGAGGCGTTCAACGACGCGCAGGACCACGTGCTGCGGGCCGGTCGCGTGCACGTCGACCGCCTGGTGCTGGAGGCTTTCACCGCCGCGATCGCGCGCTGCGAGGACCCGGCGGCGGCCGCGTTGCTGGAGCGGGTGTGCGACCTGTACGCCCTGTCCAACATCGAAGCCGACCGTGCCTGGTTCCTGGAACACGGGCGGTTGACGTCCTCGCGTTCGAAGGCCGTTGTCGCGGCGGTGAACTCGTTGTGCGCGGAACTGCGCACGCACGCCCGCGTGCTGGTGGACGGCTTCGCGGTGCCGTCGCAGTTCCTGCAAGCCCCGCTGCTGGACTCGTGA
- a CDS encoding 3' terminal RNA ribose 2'-O-methyltransferase Hen1, which produces MLLTISTTHRPATDLGFLLHKHPERAQSFPISAGTAHVFYPRATEDECTVALLAEIDPIALVRGGATTLTQYVNDRPYAAGSQLAVALRTVFTTAMTGRCDARPELAEQRIPLSVRVPSLCSRGGIELVRQFFEPLGWHVEGEEVPLDAQIPGWAESRYVDATLTGELRLADALRQLYVLLPALDGSKHYWVGQDEADKLLRAGEGWLAGHPERESITRRYLEHRRTYVNYALERLGVDDEAEEPRVTEAPEQPESLAKQRQGSVLAALRAAGAQRVLDLGCGGGALLRVLMQEPSFTEIVGLDVSAKALDVAERRLKLDRLPDRQRDRIKLRQSALTYADPSLSGYDAAVLMEVIEHLDEERLPALEHAVFAVARPRTVIVTTPNSEYNVRFESLPANTFRHADHRFEWTREQFGRWAAEVAGRNGYVVRQLPVGAEDPEVGAPTQLAVFTEVAA; this is translated from the coding sequence GTGTTGCTGACGATCTCCACCACCCATCGACCGGCCACCGACCTCGGCTTCCTCCTGCACAAGCATCCGGAGCGCGCGCAGTCCTTCCCGATCTCGGCCGGGACGGCCCACGTGTTCTACCCGCGCGCGACCGAGGACGAGTGCACGGTCGCGCTGCTCGCGGAGATCGACCCGATCGCCCTGGTCCGCGGGGGTGCCACCACGCTGACCCAGTACGTCAACGACCGGCCGTACGCGGCGGGCTCGCAGCTGGCGGTGGCCCTGCGCACGGTGTTCACCACCGCGATGACCGGCCGCTGCGACGCGCGCCCGGAACTCGCCGAGCAGCGGATTCCGCTGTCCGTGCGGGTTCCGTCGTTGTGCTCGCGCGGCGGGATCGAGCTGGTCAGGCAGTTCTTCGAACCGCTGGGCTGGCACGTCGAGGGCGAGGAGGTGCCGCTCGACGCGCAGATCCCCGGCTGGGCCGAATCGCGGTACGTCGACGCGACGCTGACCGGTGAGCTGCGGCTCGCGGACGCCCTGCGCCAGCTGTACGTGCTGCTGCCCGCGCTCGACGGCAGCAAGCACTACTGGGTCGGGCAGGACGAAGCGGACAAGCTGCTGCGCGCCGGCGAAGGCTGGCTCGCCGGGCACCCCGAACGCGAGTCGATCACCAGGCGCTATCTGGAACATCGGCGTACTTACGTGAATTACGCGCTGGAACGACTCGGCGTCGACGACGAGGCCGAGGAGCCACGCGTCACCGAGGCACCCGAGCAGCCGGAGTCGCTGGCCAAGCAGCGCCAGGGCAGCGTGCTGGCCGCCCTGCGCGCGGCCGGGGCACAGCGCGTGCTCGACCTCGGCTGTGGTGGCGGCGCGCTGCTGCGCGTCCTGATGCAGGAGCCGTCGTTCACCGAGATCGTCGGGCTCGACGTCTCGGCGAAGGCGCTGGACGTGGCCGAGCGGCGGCTCAAGCTGGACCGGCTCCCGGACCGGCAGCGCGACCGGATCAAGCTGCGCCAGTCCGCGCTGACCTACGCCGACCCGTCGCTGTCCGGGTACGACGCCGCCGTGCTGATGGAGGTGATCGAGCACCTCGACGAGGAACGGCTGCCCGCGCTCGAACACGCCGTCTTCGCCGTCGCCCGGCCGCGCACGGTGATCGTGACCACCCCCAACTCGGAGTACAACGTGCGTTTCGAATCCTTGCCCGCCAACACTTTCCGGCACGCCGACCACCGTTTCGAATGGACTCGTGAGCAGTTCGGGCGCTGGGCGGCCGAGGTCGCCGGGCGCAACGGTTACGTCGTGCGGCAGTTGCCGGTCGGCGCCGAGGACCCGGAGGTCGGGGCGCCGACGCAGCTCGCGGTGTTCACGGAGGTGGCGGCATGA
- a CDS encoding polynucleotide kinase-phosphatase has product MKLTIPDMSLVALIGVSGSGKSTFARTHFAPTQVLSSDYFRGLVSDDENNQAASADAFAALHFVAGKRLAAGRLTVVDATNVQRGSRADLVKLAKEHDVLPTAIVFDLPESLCVARNEARPDRDFGAHVVRRQRGELKRSLKFLQKEGFRRVHVLRSAEEVEAAEIVVEPLMNDRRDLTGPFDVIGDVHGCREELEELLGELGYVHDGAYHHPDGRTALFVGDLVDRGPDTPGVLELVMAMVERGSAMSVCGNHEQKLVRALQGKKVQVTHGLGESLDQLGTRDDAFRAKVLEFCDGLIAHYVLDGGKLVVAHAGLPERFHGRASGRVRSTALFGETSGETDEFGLPVRYPWARDYRGHATVLYGHTPTPEVEWVNGTLCLDTGCVFGGKLTALRYPEREVVSVPAKKVWYEPVRPLAPAKREPTVLELADVTGKRVLETRHHGRIGVSAEQSAAALEVMSRFAVDPRWLLYLPPTMAPSATSDREDFLEHPEQAFAEFRAAGVQSVVCEEKHMGSRAVVLVCRDSGVAPARFGIEGDGVVYTRTGRPFFSDTEFLGRVREAVTSAGLWDELGTDWLLLDAELMPWSLKAGALIADQYASVGAAAQAVLPVAVAELDAAAGRGIDVGPLLDRTRARASAVDAYRAAYRRYTWPTDGLTGVRLAPFQVLASAGAAHHTKPHAWHLDLAARLTAADPDLFAPTATRFVDTTDADELAAATRWWLELTESGGEGMVVKPAANLTRGTRGLVQPGVKVRGREYLRIIYGPEYLEHLPQLRSRGLGRKRALALREYALGLEALDRVARGEPLWRVHECVFAVLALESEPVDPRL; this is encoded by the coding sequence ATGAAGCTGACCATTCCCGACATGTCGCTGGTCGCGCTGATCGGTGTGTCCGGCTCCGGCAAGTCGACCTTCGCGCGCACGCACTTCGCACCGACGCAGGTGCTCTCCAGCGACTACTTCCGCGGCCTGGTCTCCGACGACGAGAACAACCAGGCGGCCAGTGCCGATGCCTTCGCCGCACTGCACTTCGTCGCGGGCAAGCGGCTCGCGGCCGGTCGGCTGACCGTGGTCGACGCGACCAACGTGCAGCGGGGTTCGCGCGCGGACCTGGTGAAACTGGCCAAGGAGCACGACGTGCTGCCCACCGCCATCGTGTTCGACCTGCCCGAGTCGCTGTGCGTGGCCCGCAACGAGGCCAGGCCCGACCGGGACTTCGGCGCGCACGTGGTCCGGCGCCAGCGCGGCGAGCTGAAGCGGTCGCTGAAGTTCCTGCAGAAGGAGGGCTTCCGGCGGGTGCACGTGCTGCGCTCGGCCGAAGAGGTCGAGGCCGCCGAGATCGTGGTCGAGCCGCTGATGAACGACCGGCGCGACCTCACCGGGCCGTTCGACGTGATCGGTGACGTGCACGGTTGCCGCGAGGAACTGGAGGAACTGCTCGGCGAACTCGGGTACGTGCATGACGGCGCGTACCACCACCCCGACGGCCGCACCGCGTTGTTCGTCGGTGACCTGGTCGACCGAGGGCCGGACACGCCCGGCGTGCTCGAACTGGTGATGGCCATGGTCGAGCGCGGCAGCGCGATGTCGGTCTGCGGGAACCACGAGCAGAAGCTGGTGCGCGCGCTCCAGGGCAAGAAGGTGCAGGTCACGCACGGCCTCGGTGAGTCGCTGGATCAGCTCGGCACCCGCGACGACGCCTTCCGCGCCAAGGTGCTGGAGTTCTGCGACGGGCTGATCGCGCACTACGTGCTCGACGGCGGCAAGCTGGTCGTCGCGCACGCCGGGCTGCCCGAACGGTTCCACGGCCGGGCGTCCGGGCGCGTCCGCAGCACCGCGTTGTTCGGCGAGACCTCCGGCGAGACCGACGAGTTCGGCCTGCCGGTCCGCTACCCGTGGGCCCGCGACTACCGCGGTCACGCGACCGTCCTCTACGGACACACGCCGACGCCGGAGGTGGAGTGGGTCAACGGCACCCTGTGCCTGGACACCGGGTGCGTGTTCGGCGGGAAGCTGACCGCGCTGCGCTACCCCGAGCGGGAAGTGGTTTCCGTGCCGGCCAAGAAGGTCTGGTACGAACCCGTGCGCCCGCTGGCTCCGGCCAAGCGCGAGCCGACCGTGCTCGAACTGGCCGACGTCACCGGCAAGCGCGTCCTCGAAACGCGCCACCACGGCCGGATCGGGGTCTCGGCCGAGCAGTCGGCCGCGGCGCTGGAGGTGATGAGCCGGTTCGCCGTCGACCCGCGGTGGCTGCTCTACCTGCCCCCGACGATGGCGCCGAGCGCCACCTCGGACCGGGAGGACTTCCTCGAACACCCCGAGCAGGCCTTCGCCGAGTTCCGCGCGGCCGGTGTGCAGTCCGTCGTGTGCGAAGAGAAGCACATGGGCTCACGGGCGGTCGTACTGGTCTGCCGCGACTCCGGGGTGGCGCCCGCGCGCTTCGGCATCGAGGGCGACGGCGTCGTGTACACGCGCACCGGGCGGCCGTTCTTCTCGGACACCGAGTTCCTCGGGCGCGTGCGCGAAGCGGTGACCTCGGCCGGGCTGTGGGACGAACTCGGCACGGACTGGCTGCTGCTGGACGCCGAGCTGATGCCGTGGAGCCTCAAGGCCGGGGCGCTGATCGCCGACCAGTACGCGTCGGTGGGCGCGGCCGCGCAGGCGGTGCTGCCCGTCGCGGTCGCCGAACTGGACGCGGCGGCCGGGCGCGGGATCGACGTGGGGCCGCTGCTCGATCGCACGCGCGCACGGGCTTCGGCGGTCGACGCCTACCGGGCGGCGTACCGGCGCTACACCTGGCCGACCGATGGGCTGACCGGGGTGCGGCTGGCGCCGTTCCAGGTGCTGGCCTCGGCGGGCGCGGCGCACCACACGAAGCCGCACGCCTGGCACCTCGACCTGGCGGCCCGGCTGACCGCGGCCGACCCGGACCTGTTCGCGCCGACCGCGACGCGGTTCGTCGACACCACCGACGCCGACGAGCTGGCCGCGGCCACGCGGTGGTGGCTGGAGCTGACCGAATCCGGTGGTGAGGGCATGGTGGTCAAGCCCGCCGCGAACCTCACCCGCGGCACGCGCGGGCTGGTGCAGCCGGGCGTCAAGGTGCGCGGGCGGGAGTACCTGCGGATCATCTACGGCCCCGAGTACCTCGAGCACCTGCCGCAGCTGCGGAGCCGGGGACTGGGCCGGAAGCGGGCGCTGGCGCTGCGCGAGTACGCGCTCGGGCTGGAGGCGCTGGACCGGGTGGCGCGGGGCGAGCCGCTCTGGCGCGTGCACGAATGCGTGTTCGCGGTGCTCGCGCTGGAGTCGGAGCCGGTCGACCCCCGGCTCTAA